A stretch of the Microscilla marina ATCC 23134 genome encodes the following:
- a CDS encoding transposase gives MENNSKKFYERRSIRLPDYDYTQESLYYITLCCQHRLKLFGEVVNSELMPNAAGKMVEEEWKALTTRFPEIRLHAYVVMPNHFHAIVEMCSTEQMDSKNEKSPTLGNVIAGFKSIVTVNYIRGVKELGWQPFDKKVWQRNYWEHIIRNDQAYQKITDYIIENPIYWKEDDLYT, from the coding sequence ATGGAAAATAATAGTAAGAAATTTTATGAAAGGCGTTCTATTCGTTTGCCTGACTATGATTATACCCAAGAGTCGCTTTACTATATTACGCTTTGTTGCCAACATAGATTGAAGTTGTTTGGTGAAGTAGTAAATAGCGAGCTAATGCCAAATGCTGCTGGCAAAATGGTAGAAGAAGAATGGAAAGCTTTGACCACACGTTTTCCAGAAATTCGCTTGCATGCTTATGTGGTGATGCCGAATCACTTTCATGCCATTGTCGAGATGTGCAGCACTGAACAAATGGATAGTAAAAATGAAAAATCGCCCACCTTGGGCAACGTAATAGCTGGTTTCAAATCCATTGTGACTGTTAATTATATTCGTGGAGTGAAAGAGTTAGGTTGGCAGCCATTTGATAAAAAAGTGTGGCAACGAAACTATTGGGAGCATATCATTCGCAACGACCAAGCTTACCAAAAAATCACTGATTATATTATAGAAAACCCTATTTATTGGAAAGAAGATGATTTATATACATAA